In Manis javanica isolate MJ-LG chromosome 9, MJ_LKY, whole genome shotgun sequence, one DNA window encodes the following:
- the SEC11C gene encoding signal peptidase complex catalytic subunit SEC11C isoform X1 — translation MVRAGAVGTHLPASGLDIFGDLRKMNKRQLYYQVLNFAMIVSSALMIWKGLIVLTGSESPIVVVLSGSMEPAFHRGDLLFLTNFREDPIRAGEIVVFKVEGRDIPIVHRVIKVHEKDNGDIKFLTKGDNNEVDDRGLYKEGQNWLEKKDVVGRARGFLPYVGMVTIIMNDYPKFKYALLAVMGAYVLLKRES, via the exons ATGGTGCGTGCGGGCGCCGTGGGGACGCATCTCCCCGCGTCCGGCTTGGACATCTTCGGGGACCTGAGAAAGATGAACAAGCGCCAG CTCTATTACCAGGTTTTAAACTTTGCCATGATTGTGTCTTCTGCGCTCATGATCTGGAAGGGCTTGATCGTCCTCACCGGCAGTGAGAGCCCCATCGTCGTGGTGCTGAG tgGCAGTATGGAGCCAGCCTTTCACAGGGGCGACCTTCTGTTCCTAACAAATTTCCGGGAAGACCCAATTCGAGCTGGTGAAATCGTTGTTTTTAAAGTTGAAGGACGAGACATTCCAATAGTTCACAGAGTAATCAAAGTTCATGAAAA AGATAATGGAGACATCAAATTTCTGACTAAAGGAGATAATAATGAAGTTGATGATAGAGGTTTGTACAAAGAAGGCCAGAACTGGCTTGAAAAGAAGGACGTGGTGGGACGAGCCAGAGG GTTTTTACCATATGTTGGTATGGTCACCATAATAATGAATGACTACCCAAAATTCAAG TATGCTCTTTTGGCTGTAATGGGTGCATATGTGTTACTAAAACGTGAATCTTAA
- the SEC11C gene encoding signal peptidase complex catalytic subunit SEC11C isoform X2, whose protein sequence is MVRAGAVGTHLPASGLDIFGDLRKMNKRQLYYQVLNFAMIVSSALMIWKGLIVLTGSESPIVVVLRDNGDIKFLTKGDNNEVDDRGLYKEGQNWLEKKDVVGRARGFLPYVGMVTIIMNDYPKFKYALLAVMGAYVLLKRES, encoded by the exons ATGGTGCGTGCGGGCGCCGTGGGGACGCATCTCCCCGCGTCCGGCTTGGACATCTTCGGGGACCTGAGAAAGATGAACAAGCGCCAG CTCTATTACCAGGTTTTAAACTTTGCCATGATTGTGTCTTCTGCGCTCATGATCTGGAAGGGCTTGATCGTCCTCACCGGCAGTGAGAGCCCCATCGTCGTGGTGCTGAG AGATAATGGAGACATCAAATTTCTGACTAAAGGAGATAATAATGAAGTTGATGATAGAGGTTTGTACAAAGAAGGCCAGAACTGGCTTGAAAAGAAGGACGTGGTGGGACGAGCCAGAGG GTTTTTACCATATGTTGGTATGGTCACCATAATAATGAATGACTACCCAAAATTCAAG TATGCTCTTTTGGCTGTAATGGGTGCATATGTGTTACTAAAACGTGAATCTTAA